One Gambusia affinis linkage group LG15, SWU_Gaff_1.0, whole genome shotgun sequence genomic window carries:
- the LOC122845151 gene encoding very-long-chain 3-oxoacyl-CoA reductase-like isoform X1 has protein sequence MLLALDFPYKALVIDVLAVFGGVTVFLHLLKFTWKCCRGFRQYILSSICQANLRAYGQWAVVTGATSGIGKAYATELARRGLDIVLIGRSDERLQKVAKQIENKYGRKTHTIKVDFTEGASIYSTIAKELHDLEIGILVNNVGMICNDHFAYFLETPNPEQKITEIINCNILSVPQMTRLVLPRMVLRGRGLIINISSEMGLRPQPLVALYSATKIFVIYFSQCLQAEYKSEGITVQCVTPFMVSTNMTNNMNVNLFVKSAPAFVYDALNTVGHSTFTSGCLSHALQSVAFSVLVPDWLRMSSFFVRWLRKSPKIEVCRKEAPQERESLTGKKKK, from the exons ATGCTGCTTGCTCTGGACTTCCCCTACAAGGCGTTGGTGATTGATGTTCTGGCAGTCTTTGGAGGTGTAACTGTGTTTCTTCACCTGCTGAAATTCACCTGGAAATGTTGCCGTGGATTCAGACAGTACATCTTATCATCGATTTGTCAGGCGAACCTGCGGGCGTATGGACAGTGGGCAG TTGTAACTGGAGCCACTTCTGGCATTGGTAAAGCTTATGCCACTGAG TTGGCACGTCGGGGTCTGGATATTGTTTTAATAGGAAGGTCTGACGAGAGGCTTCAAAAGGTTGCCAAACAAATCG AAAACAAGTACGGACGAAAGACTCACACCATCAAAGTGGACTTCACAGAGGGGGCCAGCATCTACTCAACCATAGCTAAGGAACTCCATGACCTGGAGATTGGAATTCTGG TTAACAACGTTGGAATGATCTGCAATGATCATTTTGCCTATTTTCTGGAAACACCAAATCCTGAACAG aaaatcacTGAGATCATCAATTGTAACATACTTTCTGTACCCCAG ATGACCAGGCTGGTTCTTCCTCGCATGGTGCTCAG AGGCAGAGGATTAATCATCAACATCTCCTCTGAAATGGGTCTCCGTCCGCAGCCACTGGTGGCTCTTTATTCGGCCACCAAG ATTTTTGTGATATATTTCTCCCAGTGTTTACAAGCTGAGTACAAATCAGAGGGAATCACAGTCCAG TGTGTGACCCCGTTCATGGTGTCCACCAACATGACAAACAACATGAATGTCAACTTGTTTGTGAAGAGTGCTCCAGCGTTCGTCTATGACGCTTTGAACACTGTGGGTCACTCCACCTTCACCAGCGGCTGTCTGTCCCACGCCCTGCAG AGTGTGGCTTTCTCCGTTCTCGTGCCGGACTGGCTTCGGATGTCGTCATTTTTCGTCCGGTGGCTGAGAAAAAGTCCGAAAATAGAAGTCTGTCGGAAAGAAGCGCCTCAGGAAAGGGAGTCTCtcactggaaagaaaaagaagtaa
- the LOC122845151 gene encoding very-long-chain 3-oxoacyl-CoA reductase-like isoform X2, with product MLLALDFPYKALVIDVLAVFGGVTVFLHLLKFTWKCCRGFRQYILSSICQANLRAYGQWAVVTGATSGIGKAYATELARRGLDIVLIGRSDERLQKVAKQIENKYGRKTHTIKVDFTEGASIYSTIAKELHDLEIGILVNNVGMICNDHFAYFLETPNPEQMTRLVLPRMVLRGRGLIINISSEMGLRPQPLVALYSATKIFVIYFSQCLQAEYKSEGITVQCVTPFMVSTNMTNNMNVNLFVKSAPAFVYDALNTVGHSTFTSGCLSHALQSVAFSVLVPDWLRMSSFFVRWLRKSPKIEVCRKEAPQERESLTGKKKK from the exons ATGCTGCTTGCTCTGGACTTCCCCTACAAGGCGTTGGTGATTGATGTTCTGGCAGTCTTTGGAGGTGTAACTGTGTTTCTTCACCTGCTGAAATTCACCTGGAAATGTTGCCGTGGATTCAGACAGTACATCTTATCATCGATTTGTCAGGCGAACCTGCGGGCGTATGGACAGTGGGCAG TTGTAACTGGAGCCACTTCTGGCATTGGTAAAGCTTATGCCACTGAG TTGGCACGTCGGGGTCTGGATATTGTTTTAATAGGAAGGTCTGACGAGAGGCTTCAAAAGGTTGCCAAACAAATCG AAAACAAGTACGGACGAAAGACTCACACCATCAAAGTGGACTTCACAGAGGGGGCCAGCATCTACTCAACCATAGCTAAGGAACTCCATGACCTGGAGATTGGAATTCTGG TTAACAACGTTGGAATGATCTGCAATGATCATTTTGCCTATTTTCTGGAAACACCAAATCCTGAACAG ATGACCAGGCTGGTTCTTCCTCGCATGGTGCTCAG AGGCAGAGGATTAATCATCAACATCTCCTCTGAAATGGGTCTCCGTCCGCAGCCACTGGTGGCTCTTTATTCGGCCACCAAG ATTTTTGTGATATATTTCTCCCAGTGTTTACAAGCTGAGTACAAATCAGAGGGAATCACAGTCCAG TGTGTGACCCCGTTCATGGTGTCCACCAACATGACAAACAACATGAATGTCAACTTGTTTGTGAAGAGTGCTCCAGCGTTCGTCTATGACGCTTTGAACACTGTGGGTCACTCCACCTTCACCAGCGGCTGTCTGTCCCACGCCCTGCAG AGTGTGGCTTTCTCCGTTCTCGTGCCGGACTGGCTTCGGATGTCGTCATTTTTCGTCCGGTGGCTGAGAAAAAGTCCGAAAATAGAAGTCTGTCGGAAAGAAGCGCCTCAGGAAAGGGAGTCTCtcactggaaagaaaaagaagtaa
- the LOC122845150 gene encoding very-long-chain 3-oxoacyl-CoA reductase-like isoform X1: protein MRKKQPKITTVILLHVTQEKAVSKLFHIQLKMLLGLEFSRKTLLTDVLAVFGLLILALCLLKLTWKCCRGFRQYVLSSLCQVNLRAYGQWAVVTGATSGIGKAYATELARRGLDIVLIGRSDERLQKVAKQIENKYGRKTHTIKVDFTEGASIYSTIAKELHDLEIGILVNNVGMICNDHFAYFLETSNHGEKITEIINCNILSVPQMTRLVLPRMVLRGRGLIINISSEMGLRPYPLVALYSATKIFVIYFSQCLQAEYKSVGITVQCVTPFMVSTNMTNNMKANLFVKSAPAFVYDALNTVGHSTFTSGCLSHALQSVAFSVLVPDWLRMSTFFIQWLRKIPNIEVCSKDVTQEEE, encoded by the exons ATGAGAAAGAAGCAACCTAAAATCACTACGGTGATTCTTTTACACGTTACACAG gagaaagcTGTTTCTAAACTCTTCCACATTCAGCTGAAAATGCTGCTTGGTCTGGAGTTCTCCCGTAAGACGTTGCTGACTGACGTTCTGGCGGTCTTTGGATTATTAATTTTGGCTCTCTGCCTGCTGAAACTCACCTGGAAATGTTGCCGTGGCTTCAGGCAGTATGTCTTGTCGTCACTTTGTCAGGTGAACCTGCGGGCGTATGGACAATGGGCAG TTGTAACTGGAGCCACTTCTGGCATTGGTAAAGCTTATGCCACTGAG TTGGCACGTCGGGGTCTGGATATTGTTTTAATAGGAAGGTCTGACGAGAGGCTTCAAAAGGTTGCCAAACAAATCG AAAACAAGTACGGACGAAAGACTCACACCATCAAAGTGGACTTCACAGAGGGGGCCAGCATCTACTCAACCATAGCTAAGGAACTCCATGACCTGGAGATTGGAATTCTGG TTAACAACGTTGGAATGATCTGCAATGATCATTTTGCCTATTTTCTGGAAACATCAAATCACGGAGAG aaaaTCACTGAGATCATCAACTGTAACATACTCTCTGTACCCCAG ATGACCAGGCTGGTTCTTCCTCGCATGGTGCTCAG AGGAAGAGGATTAATCATCAACATCTCCTCTGAAATGGGTCTCCGTCCATATCCACTGGTGGCTCTTTATTCGGCCACCAAG ATTTTTGTGATATATTTCTCCCAGTGTTTACAAGCTGAGTACAAGTCAGTGGGAATCACAGTCCAG TGTGTGACCCCGTTCATGGTGTCCACCAACATGACAAACAACATGAAAGCCAACTTGTTTGTGAAGAGTGCTCCAGCGTTCGTCTATGACGCTTTGAACACTGTGGGTCACTCCACCTTCACCAGCGGCTGTCTGTCCCACGCCCTGCAG AGTGTGGCTTTCTCCGTTCTCGTGCCGGACTGGCTTCGGATGTCGACATTTTTCATCCAGTGGCTGAGAAAAATTCCGAATATAGAAGTCTGTTCGAAAGACGTGACTCAGGAAGAGGAGTGA
- the LOC122845150 gene encoding very-long-chain 3-oxoacyl-CoA reductase-like isoform X3, whose product MRKKQPKITTVILLHVTQVNLRAYGQWAVVTGATSGIGKAYATELARRGLDIVLIGRSDERLQKVAKQIENKYGRKTHTIKVDFTEGASIYSTIAKELHDLEIGILVNNVGMICNDHFAYFLETSNHGEKITEIINCNILSVPQMTRLVLPRMVLRGRGLIINISSEMGLRPYPLVALYSATKIFVIYFSQCLQAEYKSVGITVQCVTPFMVSTNMTNNMKANLFVKSAPAFVYDALNTVGHSTFTSGCLSHALQSVAFSVLVPDWLRMSTFFIQWLRKIPNIEVCSKDVTQEEE is encoded by the exons ATGAGAAAGAAGCAACCTAAAATCACTACGGTGATTCTTTTACACGTTACACAG GTGAACCTGCGGGCGTATGGACAATGGGCAG TTGTAACTGGAGCCACTTCTGGCATTGGTAAAGCTTATGCCACTGAG TTGGCACGTCGGGGTCTGGATATTGTTTTAATAGGAAGGTCTGACGAGAGGCTTCAAAAGGTTGCCAAACAAATCG AAAACAAGTACGGACGAAAGACTCACACCATCAAAGTGGACTTCACAGAGGGGGCCAGCATCTACTCAACCATAGCTAAGGAACTCCATGACCTGGAGATTGGAATTCTGG TTAACAACGTTGGAATGATCTGCAATGATCATTTTGCCTATTTTCTGGAAACATCAAATCACGGAGAG aaaaTCACTGAGATCATCAACTGTAACATACTCTCTGTACCCCAG ATGACCAGGCTGGTTCTTCCTCGCATGGTGCTCAG AGGAAGAGGATTAATCATCAACATCTCCTCTGAAATGGGTCTCCGTCCATATCCACTGGTGGCTCTTTATTCGGCCACCAAG ATTTTTGTGATATATTTCTCCCAGTGTTTACAAGCTGAGTACAAGTCAGTGGGAATCACAGTCCAG TGTGTGACCCCGTTCATGGTGTCCACCAACATGACAAACAACATGAAAGCCAACTTGTTTGTGAAGAGTGCTCCAGCGTTCGTCTATGACGCTTTGAACACTGTGGGTCACTCCACCTTCACCAGCGGCTGTCTGTCCCACGCCCTGCAG AGTGTGGCTTTCTCCGTTCTCGTGCCGGACTGGCTTCGGATGTCGACATTTTTCATCCAGTGGCTGAGAAAAATTCCGAATATAGAAGTCTGTTCGAAAGACGTGACTCAGGAAGAGGAGTGA
- the LOC122845150 gene encoding very-long-chain 3-oxoacyl-CoA reductase-like isoform X2 produces the protein MLLGLEFSRKTLLTDVLAVFGLLILALCLLKLTWKCCRGFRQYVLSSLCQVNLRAYGQWAVVTGATSGIGKAYATELARRGLDIVLIGRSDERLQKVAKQIENKYGRKTHTIKVDFTEGASIYSTIAKELHDLEIGILVNNVGMICNDHFAYFLETSNHGEKITEIINCNILSVPQMTRLVLPRMVLRGRGLIINISSEMGLRPYPLVALYSATKIFVIYFSQCLQAEYKSVGITVQCVTPFMVSTNMTNNMKANLFVKSAPAFVYDALNTVGHSTFTSGCLSHALQSVAFSVLVPDWLRMSTFFIQWLRKIPNIEVCSKDVTQEEE, from the exons ATGCTGCTTGGTCTGGAGTTCTCCCGTAAGACGTTGCTGACTGACGTTCTGGCGGTCTTTGGATTATTAATTTTGGCTCTCTGCCTGCTGAAACTCACCTGGAAATGTTGCCGTGGCTTCAGGCAGTATGTCTTGTCGTCACTTTGTCAGGTGAACCTGCGGGCGTATGGACAATGGGCAG TTGTAACTGGAGCCACTTCTGGCATTGGTAAAGCTTATGCCACTGAG TTGGCACGTCGGGGTCTGGATATTGTTTTAATAGGAAGGTCTGACGAGAGGCTTCAAAAGGTTGCCAAACAAATCG AAAACAAGTACGGACGAAAGACTCACACCATCAAAGTGGACTTCACAGAGGGGGCCAGCATCTACTCAACCATAGCTAAGGAACTCCATGACCTGGAGATTGGAATTCTGG TTAACAACGTTGGAATGATCTGCAATGATCATTTTGCCTATTTTCTGGAAACATCAAATCACGGAGAG aaaaTCACTGAGATCATCAACTGTAACATACTCTCTGTACCCCAG ATGACCAGGCTGGTTCTTCCTCGCATGGTGCTCAG AGGAAGAGGATTAATCATCAACATCTCCTCTGAAATGGGTCTCCGTCCATATCCACTGGTGGCTCTTTATTCGGCCACCAAG ATTTTTGTGATATATTTCTCCCAGTGTTTACAAGCTGAGTACAAGTCAGTGGGAATCACAGTCCAG TGTGTGACCCCGTTCATGGTGTCCACCAACATGACAAACAACATGAAAGCCAACTTGTTTGTGAAGAGTGCTCCAGCGTTCGTCTATGACGCTTTGAACACTGTGGGTCACTCCACCTTCACCAGCGGCTGTCTGTCCCACGCCCTGCAG AGTGTGGCTTTCTCCGTTCTCGTGCCGGACTGGCTTCGGATGTCGACATTTTTCATCCAGTGGCTGAGAAAAATTCCGAATATAGAAGTCTGTTCGAAAGACGTGACTCAGGAAGAGGAGTGA